The following are encoded in a window of Solidesulfovibrio magneticus RS-1 genomic DNA:
- the pgi gene encoding glucose-6-phosphate isomerase, translating to MAQLTEHPAHSALVAHHERVRDLHMRDLFAADSGRFDKLSLRLGDILFDYSKNRVTDETLGLLFDLARQAGVEARRDAMFAGEKINRTENRAVLHVALRNRANRPILVDGHDVMPDVNKVLNQMRIFCGRVHSGQWKGYSGKAITDVVNIGIGGSDLGPQMASLALAQYAVPGITSHFVSNVDGAHMVETLQRVSPETTLFIIASKTFTTLETMANAHDARDWFLAQAGDEAAVAKHFVALSTNAEAVAAFGIDTANMFAFWDWVGGRYSLWSAIGLSIALAVGFDNFEAMLEGAFLADEHFRSAPLERNIPVVMGLLGIWYNNYFGAQTQAILPYDQHLTRFAAYFQQGDMESNGKSVTNDGRFVDYTTGPIIWGEPGTNGQHAFYQLIHQGRKLIPCDFLAAAITRTPLGRHQDMLLSNFFAQTEALMKGKTVDEARAELADKVLGEAQLELLSKAKSFTGNRPTNSFLYRVLDPKTLGTLIALYEHKIFVQGTIWDINSYDQMGVELGKVLAGTILKELENDAPVASHDCSTNGLVNYYKELRLGD from the coding sequence ATGGCCCAACTCACCGAGCATCCGGCCCACAGCGCCCTTGTCGCCCACCATGAGCGCGTGAGGGACCTGCACATGCGCGACCTGTTCGCCGCCGATTCCGGCCGGTTCGACAAACTTTCCCTGCGCCTGGGCGACATCCTGTTCGATTATTCCAAGAACCGGGTCACGGACGAGACCCTGGGCCTGCTGTTCGACCTGGCCCGGCAGGCCGGGGTGGAAGCCCGGCGCGACGCCATGTTCGCCGGCGAAAAAATCAACCGCACCGAGAACCGGGCCGTGCTCCACGTGGCCCTGCGCAACCGGGCCAACCGGCCCATCCTGGTGGACGGCCACGACGTCATGCCGGACGTCAACAAGGTGCTCAACCAGATGCGCATCTTCTGCGGCCGCGTCCATTCCGGCCAGTGGAAGGGGTATAGCGGCAAGGCCATCACCGACGTGGTCAACATCGGCATCGGTGGTTCGGACCTGGGACCGCAGATGGCGAGTCTGGCCCTGGCCCAGTATGCCGTGCCCGGCATCACGTCGCATTTCGTTTCCAACGTGGACGGCGCGCACATGGTGGAAACGCTGCAGCGCGTCTCCCCGGAGACGACCCTTTTTATCATCGCCTCCAAGACCTTCACCACCCTGGAGACCATGGCCAACGCCCATGACGCCCGGGACTGGTTTCTCGCCCAAGCCGGCGACGAGGCGGCCGTGGCCAAGCATTTCGTGGCCCTGTCCACCAACGCCGAAGCCGTGGCCGCCTTCGGCATCGACACGGCCAACATGTTCGCCTTCTGGGACTGGGTCGGCGGGCGCTATTCCCTGTGGTCGGCCATTGGCCTGTCCATCGCCCTGGCCGTGGGCTTCGACAACTTTGAAGCCATGCTCGAAGGCGCGTTTCTCGCCGACGAGCATTTCCGGTCCGCGCCACTTGAGCGCAACATTCCGGTGGTCATGGGACTGCTCGGCATCTGGTACAACAATTACTTCGGGGCGCAGACCCAGGCCATCCTGCCCTATGACCAGCACCTGACCCGGTTCGCCGCCTATTTCCAGCAAGGCGACATGGAGAGCAACGGCAAGTCCGTCACCAATGACGGCCGGTTTGTGGACTACACCACCGGCCCCATCATCTGGGGCGAGCCGGGCACCAACGGCCAGCACGCTTTTTATCAGCTGATCCATCAGGGCCGAAAGCTCATCCCCTGCGATTTCCTGGCCGCCGCCATCACCCGCACGCCCCTGGGCCGGCATCAGGACATGCTCTTGTCCAACTTTTTCGCCCAGACCGAGGCCCTCATGAAGGGCAAGACCGTGGACGAAGCCCGGGCCGAGCTGGCCGACAAGGTCTTGGGTGAAGCGCAGCTGGAGCTTTTATCCAAGGCCAAGTCCTTCACCGGCAACCGACCGACCAATTCGTTCCTATATCGCGTCCTGGATCCCAAGACTCTGGGCACGCTGATCGCGCTCTATGAGCACAAGATCTTTGTCCAGGGAACCATCTGGGACATCAACTCCTACGACCAGATGGGCGTGGAACTCGGCAAAGTGCTGGCCGGAACCATCCTCAAGGAGCTGGAGAATGACGCGCCGGTGGCGTCCCACGACTGCTCCACCAATGGCCTGGTCAATTACTACAAGGAATTGCGTCTGGGCGACTAG
- the pdxA gene encoding 4-hydroxythreonine-4-phosphate dehydrogenase PdxA: MTAQSPLKNPILLTLGDAGGLGPELVCRLLGGPDAPKNDRPVVLVGPETALVWHAERLGLARFWTRLSDYDAVAEAAPGIYLLEPEGSAGLPLSPGQETPEGGRAAGESLELALAALAAHPDWGLVTGPLSKAALNAAGFAFPGHTEFLAERSGVGRGGVCMHLCGPVLRVSLVTTHPPLAKVPSLVTYDRVARCLALTWDYVTRLGVADKPIAVCGLNPHAGEGGLLGREDEAVVRPAVEAARAKGISAVGPLPADTLFYRAAQGEFSAILAMYHDQGLPPLKLLHFKDTVNVTLGLPFVRTSVGHGTGFELVGTGKAAVSSLAAALNLAKRLTG, encoded by the coding sequence ATGACTGCCCAATCCCCTTTGAAAAACCCCATCCTTCTCACCCTCGGCGACGCAGGCGGCCTGGGGCCGGAACTGGTCTGCCGGCTGCTCGGCGGCCCGGACGCGCCGAAAAACGACCGTCCTGTGGTGCTTGTTGGCCCGGAAACGGCCCTGGTCTGGCACGCCGAGCGCCTGGGGCTGGCCCGGTTCTGGACGCGCCTGTCCGACTACGACGCCGTGGCCGAGGCTGCGCCCGGGATTTATCTGCTGGAGCCTGAGGGCTCGGCCGGGCTGCCGTTGTCCCCTGGCCAGGAGACGCCTGAAGGCGGGCGGGCCGCCGGCGAAAGTCTGGAGCTGGCCCTGGCCGCCCTGGCCGCCCACCCGGATTGGGGACTGGTCACCGGCCCGCTGTCCAAGGCGGCGCTCAATGCCGCCGGTTTCGCCTTTCCGGGCCATACCGAATTTCTGGCCGAGCGTTCGGGCGTGGGGCGCGGCGGCGTATGCATGCACCTGTGCGGCCCGGTGCTGCGGGTGAGCTTGGTCACCACCCATCCGCCCCTGGCCAAGGTGCCGTCGCTGGTCACCTACGATCGGGTGGCCCGCTGTCTGGCCCTGACCTGGGATTACGTTACGCGCCTTGGGGTGGCGGACAAGCCCATTGCCGTGTGCGGCCTCAATCCCCATGCCGGGGAGGGGGGGCTTTTAGGCCGCGAGGATGAGGCGGTGGTGCGCCCGGCCGTGGAGGCGGCCCGGGCCAAGGGCATTTCGGCCGTGGGGCCGCTGCCGGCGGACACGCTTTTTTACCGGGCGGCCCAGGGCGAATTTTCCGCCATCCTGGCCATGTACCACGACCAGGGCCTGCCGCCGCTGAAGCTTTTGCACTTCAAGGACACGGTCAACGTGACCCTTGGCTTGCCCTTTGTGCGCACCTCCGTGGGCCATGGCACGGGCTTCGAGCTGGTCGGCACGGGCAAGGCGGCCGTCAGCAGCCTGGCCGCCGCCCTGAATCTGGCCAAGCGGCTGACGGGGTAA